TCGGTTCACAATCGTTACTCGGATCCGAGTAAATTTATATCTGGCGGTGAGGGCGAAGCCGGGGCGGTTCGAGCGACCGCGTCCGCGCGCTTCGCTCGAAGGACGGCGGCCGGAAAACCGATCGCACCGTGCAGGCGCTCGCTTCCGTCGGACATCGACGCATTCAACTGTGGTGCTGGCAGTCGTCGCCGTGGAGGCGTCCGGGCGTGCCAGTTCGTCCACGCCACGGCCAGCACCCCGGCCTCGCTTCCACGCGCTTACGCGTCCCGCTCCGCCGCCTCCGCCGCGATCAGTCGTCCACGCCGAGCGCGGCCGTCGTCCCCCCGCGCAGCCGCGGCAGGTAGACGACCAGTCCGACGGCGAGGAGACACACGACGACCGAGGCGGCGAAGACGGCCGTCAGTCCCTCCGTCATCGCGGCCGCGAGGCCGTCCGGCGGGCTGCCGGAGGCGAGCAGGAGTCGCTGGAGGTCGCCGACGTTCGACACCCGGGGGAGCGACGCGAACCGCTCCCGGAGGACGACGTTGAGCGCGACCCCGAGGACGGCGACGCCGACCGTCCCGCCGAGGTTGCGGAAGAACTGCTGGGAGGAGGTCGCGAGACCCATGCGTTCGGTTCCGAGGTGGTTCTGGATGGCCGTCAACAGCGGCGGCGTGAGCGCCCCCATGCCGACCCCCATCACGAACACGTTCGCGACGATGACCGAGAGCGGCGTCCCGACGGTCCACAGCGTCGCCGCGCCGAAGCCGAGGGTCATGAGTACCGTACCGGTCGCGATGAGCGCGCGCTCGCCGAACCGGTTGACGAGGCGGCCCGAGACGAAGCTCGTCCCGGACCACCCGATGGAGATCGGGAAGACGGCGAGGGCGGCCGCGCCCGCCCCGCCGCGCAGCGCCTGCACGAACAGCGGGACGTAGGTGATCGCGCCGAAGATGACGAAGCTCGAGAGGAAGCCGACGGCGTTGGTCACCACGAACACGCGGTCGTCGAACAGCGAGAGCGGGAGGATCGGCACGCGCGCCGACCGCTCGACGCGGACGAACGCGACCAGGGCGGCGACGCCGACGACCGCCAGCGCGCCCGCCGCCGCCGTCCCCACCGTCTCGAAGAGCTGGAGCGCGAGGAGGAGCGCGCCGACGCCGACCGAGAGGGCGAGCGCGCCCGCGTAATCGACGTGCGGGTCTGCCGCGCCGGTCGTCTCCTCCAGCGACCGGGCGATGAGCGCCACCGCGCCGATCCCGACGGGAACGCTGAGGTAGAACACCCAGCGCCAGCCGAGCGTCGTCACGATCAGGTAGCCGAGCAGCGGGCCGACGACGCTCGATATGCCCCAGACCGCGCTCCCGTAGCCGATGGCCCTGCCGCGCTGTTCGGGCGGGTGGATGACCCCGAGGATGGTGTAGGGGATGGCGAACATCGCGCCCGCGCCGACGCCCTGCACCGCGCGGAAGGCGATGAGCTGAGGCATGGTTCGGGAGAGCCCCGCGAGCGCGCTCCCGAGGACGAAGACGGCGACGCCGACGTAGAACAGCCGCTTCCGGCCGTAGATGTCGGACAGCCGGCCGAACAGCGGCATCGAGATGGCGGCGAACAGCATGTACGCCGCGAAGACCCACGAGTAGAGGCGCAGGCCGCCCAGGTCGGCGACGACGGTGGGCATCACGGTGCTCACGACGGTGCCGTCGATACCCGCGAGGAAGATGCCCAGCATGACGCCGAGCGTCACGAGGCGGCGATCAGACGTCGGAGCGTCCATGCCGGGGCGACGGCCTCCGGGGGTAAAACTCCGACCGACGACCGCCGCTCGGACGTGTTCGCGAACCGAAAGTACTTGCCACGAACCGCCCACGTCGCGCCATGACCGCGCGACCGTCCCCCCGTCGGGCGATGCTCCTCACGATCGCCGCGACGGGCGCGCTCACGCCGCTGGCCTCCGGTACCGCCGCCGCACAGCCGCTGCCCCCCGGCATCCCGCCGATCGACGCCGCGCTCGCGGTCTACGGGACGGTGCTGGGGATGGTCGTCGGCCTCGCCGTCCAGCTCGTCGTCGGCGGACTGCTCGTCTCGGCGGCCGAGCGGTACACCCTGGCGGTGACAGACGAGATGCGACGCGAACCGGTGGCGGGCGCGCTCGTGGGTATCGCGCTCTTCGTCGGCTTCGTCGCCGTCTCCGTCCTCCTCGCCGTCACCGTCGTCGGTATCGTGGTCCTGCTCCCGCTCGCGATCGCGTTCGCCGTCGTCAGCCTCGTCGGTCTCGTCCTCGCGAGCGTCCTCGTCGGGCGGCTCCTGCTGGAACGCGGCGGCGAGCCGCGACTGATGGCGAGCCTCGTCGTCGGGAGCGTCCTCGTCGCGGCCGCGGGCGCGATCCCCGTGCTCGGCGGCGCGATCGACTTCCTCCTCGGGTCGCTCGGCACCGGAACCGTCGTCGCCCGCTGGTGGCGGCGGAGAGGGGGTCGGCGACGAGGACGACGTTGACCCACGTTCTGACCGCCGAGCGACCCGACAGGCGTTCTCGCCGGAAGCGACTCCCATCCCGGAGCAGACCCGCGGACGGCGCGTTCGAGCGCGTTCGCCCCTGGCACGACGACTACTCGCGCCCCTAGCGACCGGGGACGAGGTCCGCCCAGACGAGCCGGTGGTCCGAGGCCGCCTCCGCGTCGGCACCGAGTCCGCGGCGTGACGACGACCTCGCCGGCCAGACGACCCCCGTCCCCCGGCGGTCGAGGTCGGGCGAGGGGAGCACGTAGTCGATGGTGATGGTCGAGTCGAACGTCGCACGCGGGTTCCCCCGACGCGCGCCGCCGGGGCTGGTCGGCAGGGGTCGCGCGTCGAAGTCGGGGGTATCGAGGAGGAACTTCGTGGCGGCGTCGAAGTTGTCCGCCTGACCGGGGTAGGCGTTCATGTCGCCCAGGAGCGCGTAGGAGGCGTCCGGGTCGAGCCCGCCGCTGACGCCGTCGTCGTCGTAGAGGTAGTCGGCCCCGGCGACGTAGTCGGCGAACAGGCGCACCTCGTCGTGACAGCGCCGGCCGTTGAAGTTCTCCGGCCCATCGAATCCCGACGGCGTGGGGTGGGCGAGCAGCGCGTGGACGGTGCGGTCGCCCACCTCGATTGGCACGTCGACGTGCGTCTTCGAGGACAGCCGGAACCGCTCGGCCTCCTCCTCGGTCAGGTAGACGTCGTAGTCGTCGTCCCGGACGATCAGGTTCCCGGGCATGTCCTCCCAGACGAACGTCCGGAACGACCGCACGGCCGCCTCGTCGAGCGGGTACCGACTGACGAGCGCCAGCGCGTACTGGCCGGGGTACTCGCCGTATCCGAAGGCGTCGTTGCCGTACGTCCGATCGCCCGGCGTGTCGTCGACGACACCGTTGTTATCGAGGTCCATCCCGCTGTGGACGCCCGTGTTGCTCTTCGGGACGTAGACGTGCTCGTAGTCGATCCCCCGGAGGAAGTCGCGCTGCGGAACCGAGAGGTAGTTCTCGACGAACGCGCGGGCGTTCGTGCGGTCGGTGCGGACGCCCTCCTGCCGGTTGTTGACGACCTCGTTGAGCGCCAGCACGTCCGGCCGAGCCTCCTGGATCACCCGCGCGGCCGCCTCCGCCTGCGGGTCGCCGGGCGTCTGGACCTGCTCGGTCGTGAGGTCCCTGATGTTGTACGTCGCGAATCGAACGGGATCGGGCGTCGCGCTCGCCGCCCCCGTGACCGACGCGAGCGACGCGCCGGCCGTGGCCAGGAATCCCCGTCGCGTGAATCGGATAGACATTCGATCGGAGATTTCACTCGTCCGTATTAAGAATTATCACATATCGTGAAGTATGCGAAAATATATCGATAGGGGGACAGGCGACGGGGAATCACCGTCGAATCAGCGCGCGCCGCGGGATTCCGAAGCCGCTTCGGTCCGGGGGTGCGAGGCGGTGGTATGAGCCACGTAGACCTCGACCGCGCGTTCCCCGAACTCGCCGCCATCGAGGACGCCGACCTCCGAGCGGGCGTCCGCGAGGCGTGGACGATCGCCATCGACGACAACGGGATCGACGACCTCGCGGCGGTCCCCTGGTTCCCGCCCGCCCAGCGGCGGCTCGACCTCCCCGACGCGACGCTCGTCGAGCACGTCCGCGACGTGACCGCCGCCGCCGTCGCGCTGGCCGAGACGCTGGTCGAGCGCGGACACGACCCCTCGATCGACCTGGTGCTCGCGGGGGCGCTGGTCCACGACGTGTCGAAGCTGTACGAGTTCGACGGCATGGACGAGACCGCCGTCGGTCGGCTGCTCGGCCACCCCCACTACGGCGCGGCGGTGGTCGACCGCGCCGGCCTGCCGGTCGAGGTGGCGCACGTCGTCCTCTCGCACACCCGCCGGACGGCGGTCGAGCCGGCGACGCTCGAAGCCGAGACCGTCCGCCGGGCCGACGAGGTGGCGGCGAGCGCGCTCCGCCTCCGCGCGGTGGACGACCTCCGGGACGCCTGACCGCGCGAAAGGCCGAAGGAGCCGGGGGCCCTCCGTCGACGTATGAACGAAATGACAGTACTGGTCGCCGGGGCGAGCGGCCGGACCGGCCGCGACGTGCTCGACGTGCTCCTCGACGCGGGGATCCGCGTCCGGGCGCTCACCAGTTCGCCGGGGAAGGTCGAGACGCTTGAACTCCAAGGCGCGGACGAGGTCGTCGTCGGGGACCTCCTCAGCATCTCGGCCGCCCGCGAGGCGGTCGAGGGCGCAGACGCCGTGATCTGTGCGGTCGGCTCGACGCCGGGGGCGAACCTCCTCCGCGGCCCGCTCGTCGACCGCGAGGGGGTCGTCAACCTCGTCGACGCCGCCGCGGACGAGGGCGTCGATCGGTTCGTTCTCGTCTCCTCCATCGGGGTCGGCGACTCGAAGGAGGGCATGCCGAAGCCGTTCCGTGCGCTGCTCGACCTCTTCGGCATCCTCGACGCGAAGGAGGCGGGCGAGGAGCACCTCCGCCGGTCGGGGCTCGACTACACGATCGTCCGCCCCGGCGGCCTGACGAACGACCCCGCCACCGGCGACGTGCTCGTCGGGGAGGGCGGGGACACCGTCTCGGGGTCGATCCCGCGCGCCGACGTGGCGCGCCTGCTCGTCGCGGCGCTGTTCACCCCCGAGAGCGAGAACCGCACGTTCGAGGTGGTGAGCCGGGAGGGCCGCCGTGGGAGCGCGACGGGCGTCGTGGACGTCGACTGGCGGCACCCCGAACCGGTCGTCGAGCGGTAGCGCCCGGCGTCGGTCCGAGGGCGGTAGCGGCGCGCGGTCCCCGGCGAGTGCCGACGAGCGCCGACGCCGGTCGGTATCGACCGGCGACGAACGCTTATGTTGGGTGCCACCACAGCACGGTCATGGTCGCCGAATCGTTCGTACTGGCCGCGGCGCAGGTCGAACCCGAGTACCACGACAAGGAGGGCACCCTCGACAAGACGTGTCGCTGGATCGAGCGGGCGGGCGACGCGGGCGCGGACCTCGTCGTCTTCCCCGAGACGTACTTCCCGGGGTACCCCTACTGGCGCGGCAGCGTCTCGATCCCGCGGTGGACGGAGCTGATGGTCGAACTCCAGAAGAACAGCCTCCACGTGGAGGACGAGGCGACGGCGGTCCTCGGCGACGCGGTCGCCGAGGCGGACCTGTACGTCGCCCTCGGGACCAACGAGCTGAGCGACCGCCCCGGCAGCGAGACGCTCTACAACTCCATCTTTTACTTCGATCGAACCGGAGAGTTGCTCGGCCGCCACCGCAAGCTCATGCCGACCCACCAGGAGCGGGCCATCTGGGGCCGCGGCGACCCGGCGCACCTCCGCACCTACGAGACCGACCTCGGTCGCCTCGGCGGCCTGGTGTGCTACGAGAACCACATGACGCTGTCGAAGGCGGCGCTGACGGCCCACGGCGAGGAGATCCACGCCGCCGTCTGGCCGGGCTTCTGGGAGCAACACGGCCACCCCGGGGACAAGAGCCGCGCGGCGGACGCCGGCGCGCGCGACACCTGCGACGTCTACCCCGCGATGCGCGAGTACGCCTTCGAGACGCAGTCGTTCGTCGCCGCCTGCTCCGCGTACGTGAGCGACGACGTGGCCGGCGAGTACGCCGACGAGCTGGGGTTCAACGTCGCCGCGGGCGGGAGCATGCTCGTCAACCCGGCCGGGATCGTGAAGGCCGGCCCCGCGGTGGGCGAGGAGGCGCTGCTGACCGCCGAGTTCTCCCGCGACGAGCGCCGCGCCACGAAGGCGTACTTCGACGCGATGGGCCACTACACCCGCTGGGACGCGGTGCGCCTCGACGTGAGCGACGGGGCGCTCTCGCCGGTGCGCGAGCGACCGGAGGCGCGTCGACCGTCGCTGTCGCCCGCCCGCGCCGAGGAACTCGCCGCGGAGTACGGGGTGCCGGTCGAGGCCGTCGAGGCGGTGGCCGAAGAGCTAGCTCCCTGAAGCTCCCTGAAGACTCGTTGGAGGGGAGAACGGGGAGAGAGCGATGGGAACGTAGACGAACGGGACGGTTCGGCGCTCAGTCCGCCGCGACCTGCGTCCGTGATCCCGTCATCGCCAGCACGTCGTCGAAGAAGCCGAGGGTGTCGTGCGGGCCGGGGTTGGCCTCGGGGTGGTACTGGCGCGTGATGACGCGCAGGTCGTCGCTCTCCAGGCCCTCGGGGGTGTCGTCGTTGACGTTCACCTGCGTCACGTCGAGCGGGCCGGGGTCGGCGACGGTGTAGCCGTGGTTCTGCGTCGTCATCACCACCCGCCCGGTGCGCAGGTCGCGCACGGGCTGGTTGACGCCGCGGTGGCCGAAGGCCATCTTCTCCGTCTCTCCGCCGAGCGCGTCCGCGATGACCTGCTGGCCGAGGCAGATGCCGGCCATCGGGATTTCGCCGGCGAGGTCCCGGACGAGGTCCTGGGTCGCCCCGAAGTTCGCCGGGTCGCCGGGACCGTTCGAGATGAACAGCACGTCGGGCGCGAGCGCCTCGACTTCCTCGGACGTCGCGTCGTAGGGCAGGCGGTGGACCGTCGCGCCGCGCTCGACGAGCGAGGAGACGATCGATCCCTTCGCCCCGCAGTCGATCAGGGCGACGTCCGGGCCGGAGCCGTCGGGGTTGTACGTCGTCGGCTCGCGGACCGTGACCTGCTCGCCGATCTCGGTGTGTTCGCTCATTCCCTTGCACCGCGAGAGCTGGTCGAGCGCGTCCTCCGGGGTGACGTCCTCGCCCGCGACGATGCCGCACTTCATCGCCCCCTCCTCGCGGATGCGGGTGACGAGGTCGCGCGTGTCGAGGCTGTCCACGGCGGGGACGCCCTCGCGTTCGAGCCACGCGGCGACGTCGTCGGTCAGTTCGCGCGCGACGACGGCGCGGGGGTGGACGCGGTCGGATTCGAACCGCTCGGATCGGACGCCGTAGTTACCGATCAGGGGATACGAGAACGTGAGGACCTGCTCCTCGTAGGAGGGGTCGGTGAGGCTCTCCTCGTAGCCCGTGTAGGCGGTCGTGAACACCAGTTCTCCACGCGTCTGACCGGGAGCGCGAGCGCGCGCTTCGACCACGCGCCCGCCCTCCAGTGCCACGTAGGCGTCCATCGTTACGAAGAACATAGAAACAGACCCCTATAATCGTTGTGTTCGAAGCAGCGTTACGAAATTCGTAATCGTCAAGTACGAGAGGTGTGTACCGACGCACCTCGATGGACAACCTCGACCGGGACATCCTCGACATCCTCCGACGCGACGCGCGGACGCCCTACACGGAGATCGCCGCCGAGGTGGGGACGAGCGAGGGCACGGTCAGGAACCGCGTCGATCGCCTCGTCAAGGACGGCGTCATCGAACGGTTCACCGTCGCCACGCGCACCGGGAACGTGAAGGCGATGATCGAGGTCGGCGTCGACGTGAGCGTCGACACGAGCGAGGTCTCCGAGCGGATGGCCGAGTGGCACGACGTCGACTTCGTCTGGCAGGTCTCCGGCGAGGAGGACCTCGTGCTCATCGTCGACGCGGCCGACACCCGGGGCATCAACGACCTGATCACCCGCGCGCGCGAGCAGGACGAGGTCGTGAGCACGAAGACGCGCCTGATCCTCGACGAGCGGCTCGGGTAGCCACCGGGAGACGGACCCCCGACGCGCGTCGTACGTCCGGCGGTCGGACGGGGACAGCCCACAGTATATCTCCGCCGGCGGCCAACGCTTCGGTGAGATGGCTCGGGCGACGGGGAGTGGCGGGCGAGGAGACGAGGGGGATCGCGTCCTCGTCCTCAATCCGAAGAGCGGCGGCGGACGCGGCACCGACGCGATCGGGGCGTTGGCCGCAGATCGCGGGTTCGCCGTCCGCGAGGCCGAGGGCGCGGCGGTGGTCGAGGCCGCGCGGGGGGCCGCCGAGTCCGGGGCGTCGCTCGTCGTCGCATGCGGGGGCGACGGAACGGCGAGCGGCGTCGTGAACGGCATCGCCGACGCCGACGCGTTCGACGACGTCGCCTTCGGCGTCGTCCCGAGCGGGACGGGGAACAACTTCGCGGGGAACGTCGGCGTCGGGAGCGTCGAGCAGGCGTTCGACGTGCTCGAGACGGGCGAGGAGCGCCGCATCGACGTCGGGCGCGTCGTCCTCACCGACGCCGACGGAACGACCGACGAGCGACTGTTTCTCAACTCCTGCGTCGCGGGGCTGACCGCCGACGCGAGCGAGCGAACCTCGGCGGAGTTGAAGCGACGCTACGGGGCGTTCGCCTACCTCGCCACCACGCTCGGTGCGGTGCCGACCTACGAGTCCCTCCCCCTGCGAGTCGAGGGGCCGGCGGACGACGATCCGTGGCGCGGGGACGCGCTCTGCGTCTTCCTCGGGAACGCTCGCGGATTCCCCCGCGGCGGGAGCGTCCGGCTGACGCAGGCGAACGTCGAGGACGGTCTCCTGGAGGTCGCGCTCGTGAGCGACGCGTCCGCGCTCGAACTCGCCGGGGACGAACTGATCCGGCGACTGTTCCGGGGGGAGACGGTCAACATCGAGCTACGGTCGCTCCCGTCCGTGACCGTGACGACGGAGGGCGAGCCGATCCGCTTCAGCCTCGACGGCGAGATGGTCAGCGCAGAGCGCCTCGACGCGGGGACGCTCCCGCGGACGCTTCGCGCCCGCGTCGGGGCGAGCTACGTGCCGGACCCGCCCGCGTGAGACGGGCGACCCGCCGCCGAGACGGCGGCGGGAGTCGGGAGATCGGGCGGCCCGTCGATCAGTCGTCGTCCTCGCCGGGCGGGCGTCCGACGCCGGGAGTCGGGGCCTCGTCGAGCCACGCCGGCGTCTGGAGGTGGCGCTTCTGCTCGTGGACGCGCCGGTAGAACCGCCGGACGAGGCGGTCGGTGAGGTGGGTGCCGACGCGGGGTTCGACCCGCCCCTCGCGGATGGCGGCGACGACGTTCTCCGGGGTGAGTTCCTCGGCGTCGACGCGCGTGTACGCGCGTCCCACCTCGACGGGGTAGTGGGCGTCGCTGCCGCCGACCAGCGGGAGGCCGTGGTCGTCCGCGAGCTGGCGCACCCAGCGCTCGGTCCGGGGGTGTTTGCCGTTGACCTCGATGGCGTCGAACGGGGCATCGACCTCGCGGACGGTGCTGTTGCGGTAGGGGTGAGCGATGATCGCCGCACAGTCGCGGTCGTGGGCGAGCGCGACCGTCTCCTCGGGGGTGAGGCGCTCCGGGCGGGTGAACCGCGGCGGATCCGGGCCGACCACGAGGACGTGTCCGCGGGTCGTCGTCACCTCGATGCCGGGGACGCGGACCACGGGATCGGTGGAGAGCGGTTCGTAGTAGTCGTGGTTGGTGAGCGCGACGCCGTCGAGATCACGCAACTGGGCGACGACGCCGAGCGCCCGCGAGCCGACGGGGTCGAAGGGCGTAGAGCGGGCGGTAAACCCGTGGAAGAACCGGGTGTGCGTGTGGAGATCCAGCGCGAACACGACCGGCGCTACGAGCGCGTACCTCTTTGTGGTTCCGCCGAGAACGCCGTCCCATGACAAACGACGGGCGCGCGCCGGGGGGCAGATCCGACGGGCGCGTCCTGATCCTCAACCCCGTCAGCGGGGACGGCGAGCACGCGCCGCGCGTTCGCGAGCTGGCCGCGGACCACGGGTTCGCCGTTCGCGAGACGGAGCGCTCGGGCGACGGCATCGAGCTGGCGCGGGAGGCCGCGAGGGAGGGGGCCGACCTCGTCGCCGCCTGCGGGGGCGACGGGACGCTGAACGAGGTCGTCCGGGGGCTGTGGAACGCGGACGCGCTCCCGGGGACCGCGTTCGCCGTCGTCCCGGGCGGGACGGGGAACAACTTCGCGGGGAACGTCGGGATCGAGGGGATCGAACACGCGTTCGAGGTCGTCGAGTCGGGCGACTGGCGCACCGTCGACCTCGGCCTCGTCGCCGTCGACGGGGGCGAGCCGCTCCCGTTTCTCAACTCCTGCGTCGGCGGGCTGACGGCGAACGCGAGCGCGAGCACCTCGTCGGAGCAGAAGGAGCGCTTCGGCGTCCTCGCGTACGTCCTCAACACGCTCCGCGAGATCGCCTCGTTCGAGGGGATCGCGCTCGACGTCACGCCGGTCGAGGGGGGCGAGGGGTGGCACGGGGACGCCCTCTGCGTGCTCATCGGGAACGGGCGTCGGTTCCCCGGCGGGGGCGACGAGCAGGCGAACATGGAGGACGGCCGGCTCGACGTGACGATCGTCGAGGACTACCCGACGGTGGACCTCGCGAGCGAGGCCGCCGTCCATCGGCTGTTCGGACGCGAGACGCGGAACATCGCGCGGCTACAGACGACCGAACTCGACGTGACCGTCCACGAGGGCGACCCGGTCACCTTCAGCCTCGACGGGGAACTCGCCTCCGTGCGCCACCTGCACGTCGAGTCCCGGCCGGGGACGCTCCGCCTCCCCGTCGGCGACGCCTACGATCCGGCCCCCGGCTGACGCCGGCCGCGCGACTCGAAGAGTCCTTAAGACGCCTCACCGAGAGGCAGGTATGAGCGTGGACGACGCACGTACGCAGGAGCGGTCGGAGGGAGCCGCCGACCACGAGCACCAGAACGCCCGACAGGACGTCGTCGCGGTGGACGCGGACGACAACGAGCAGGGGGTCGTAAACCGCCTCGACGCCCACACCGGCGACGGCATCCGCCACCGCGCGTTCACCGCCCTCGTGTTCGACGACGAGGGGCGCATCCTGCTCGCCCAGCGCGCCGCCGACAAGCGCCTCTGGGACACCCACTGGGACGGGACCGTCGCGTCCCACCCAGAGCAGGGACAGAGCCAGGAGGAGGCCACTCGCCAGCGGCTCGAGGAGGAACTCGGGATCACGCCCGACCAGTACGACGACCTCCGCGTGACGGACAAGTTCGAGTACAAGCGCTACTACCTCAACGAGGGCGTCGAGCACGAGGTCTGTGCGGTGCTGAAGCTCACCCTCGACGACATCTCGCTCGACCCCGACCCCGCCGAGGTCGGCGGACTGCTCTGGGCCGACTACCGCCACCTCTACGAGCACCCCAAGCTCTACCGGCAGCTTCGCCTCTGCCCGTGGTTCGAGATCGCCATCCGTCGCGACTTCGAGTGACCCGCCGTCGCCGAGGTGCGCATCGGACGACACTCACGGGGCCGTGAGATACCATCGCGAGTGAGATAACCTCAAACGCGCAGCAGTCGTACGGAAAGACATGACGACGGAGTTGTACGACCGCCTCGACGGGCAGGTGGCGCTCGTCACCGGGGCGACGCGCGGTATCGGGGAGGCGGTCGCGGCGGCGCTCGCCGACCTCGGAGCGACCGTCTACGCGGGTGCCCGGAGCACGCGCGACGTGGACGACCCGGACGCGATCCCGGTGCGCCTCGACGTGACCAACGAGACGACCGTCGAGAAGGCGGTCGACCGGATCGACCGCACGGAGGGTCGCCTCGACGTCCTCGTCAACAACGCGGGCATCGAGGGGCCGAAGCCGCCGCTCCACCGCGTCGGCACCGACAGCATCGACGCCACACTCGACACGAACCTCCGGGGACCGATCCTCGTGACGAAGGCCGCCCTCCCGCTCCTGCTCGAACGCGAGGGCGGCCGCGTCGTCAACGTCTCCTCCGGGATGGGCGCGCTCGGCGAGGGGATGAGCGGCGGGTACGGACCGTACCGCATCTCGAAGGCGGGCCTGAACGCCCTCACCGTCTACCTCCACGGCGAGTACGGCGAGGAGGGCCTCATCGCCAACTCGGTCTGCCCGGGGTGGGTGCGGACCGACCTCGGCGGGCCGGACGCCACCCGAAGCGTC
The Halomarina pelagica DNA segment above includes these coding regions:
- a CDS encoding NUDIX hydrolase, translating into MSVDDARTQERSEGAADHEHQNARQDVVAVDADDNEQGVVNRLDAHTGDGIRHRAFTALVFDDEGRILLAQRAADKRLWDTHWDGTVASHPEQGQSQEEATRQRLEEELGITPDQYDDLRVTDKFEYKRYYLNEGVEHEVCAVLKLTLDDISLDPDPAEVGGLLWADYRHLYEHPKLYRQLRLCPWFEIAIRRDFE
- a CDS encoding SDR family NAD(P)-dependent oxidoreductase yields the protein MTTELYDRLDGQVALVTGATRGIGEAVAAALADLGATVYAGARSTRDVDDPDAIPVRLDVTNETTVEKAVDRIDRTEGRLDVLVNNAGIEGPKPPLHRVGTDSIDATLDTNLRGPILVTKAALPLLLEREGGRVVNVSSGMGALGEGMSGGYGPYRISKAGLNALTVYLHGEYGEEGLIANSVCPGWVRTDLGGPDATRSVEEGADTIVWLARFEPGSESGRFWRDREAIEW